A window of Pedobacter lusitanus contains these coding sequences:
- a CDS encoding Gfo/Idh/MocA family protein, with protein sequence MSLKKKNLRVLVVGCGNMGASHATAYHTLDGFEICGLVSTGNSKKVLNEKLGGNYPLFSDYEEALRLTSPDAVCISTYPDTHEAFAVKAMENGCHVFIEKPLADSVEGAERVAAAARQYGKKLLVGYILRYHPSWQKFIGLSSEMGRPLVMRMNLNQQSQGAKWTVHRNLLKSLSPIVDCGVHYIDVMCQMTRSKPVQVSAIGARLSPDISEDTYNYGQLQIRFEDGSVGWYESGWGPMISETAFFIKDVIGPKGSVSIVAKDAGSAGKSASIDAHTKTESIKVHYADLDEKDHFSKADTWIDLVDEPDHQELCNREQRYFLKSIREDIDLIDPTNDAVNSLKIAFACDESVKTGKIVLLSRD encoded by the coding sequence ATGTCTTTGAAAAAAAAGAATCTTCGGGTACTGGTGGTAGGTTGCGGTAACATGGGAGCATCCCATGCTACCGCATATCATACGCTGGACGGTTTTGAAATATGCGGGCTGGTTTCAACAGGAAACAGTAAAAAAGTTTTAAATGAAAAACTGGGTGGTAATTATCCGCTTTTTAGTGATTATGAAGAAGCTTTACGTTTAACTTCTCCTGATGCGGTCTGTATTTCTACCTATCCTGATACGCATGAAGCTTTTGCTGTTAAAGCTATGGAAAATGGTTGTCATGTATTTATAGAAAAACCACTGGCTGATTCTGTTGAAGGAGCAGAGCGGGTAGCTGCTGCAGCCCGGCAGTATGGAAAGAAATTATTAGTCGGTTATATTTTACGCTATCATCCTTCGTGGCAAAAATTTATTGGTTTATCTTCAGAAATGGGCAGGCCGCTGGTTATGCGGATGAATTTAAACCAGCAAAGCCAGGGCGCTAAATGGACTGTCCATCGCAATTTGCTGAAGAGTTTAAGCCCAATAGTGGATTGTGGTGTGCATTATATTGATGTTATGTGTCAGATGACACGATCAAAGCCTGTTCAGGTAAGTGCCATAGGAGCAAGATTAAGCCCTGATATTAGTGAGGATACCTATAATTACGGACAGCTGCAGATTCGTTTTGAAGACGGTTCTGTAGGCTGGTATGAATCGGGCTGGGGGCCAATGATCAGTGAAACTGCCTTTTTTATTAAGGATGTGATCGGGCCAAAAGGTTCAGTATCAATTGTTGCAAAGGATGCCGGCAGTGCTGGTAAATCTGCTTCCATAGATGCACATACCAAAACAGAATCAATTAAGGTGCATTATGCAGATTTGGATGAGAAAGATCATTTCTCTAAAGCAGATACCTGGATTGATCTGGTTGATGAACCGGATCATCAGGAACTTTGTAACCGGGAACAACGTTATTTCTTAAAATCAATCAGGGAAGATATAGATTTGATTGACCCTACAAATGATGCTGTAAACAGTCTGAAAATTGCATTTGCCTGTGATGAGTCAGTTAAAACAGGAAAGATAGTTCTGCTCTCCCGGGATTAG
- a CDS encoding Gfo/Idh/MocA family protein codes for MIEEKKDSAADNSRRGFIKNTAIAAAAFMIVPRYVLGGKGFLAPSDRLTVAGVGVGGKGESNLNNIYKGGKADIAFLCDVDDRRAAVSVKNFPKAKYYKDYREMLDKEAKNIDGVVVSTPDHNHAMIAMAAMQLGKAVYVEKPLAHDIYEARQLTEAANRYRVVTQMGNQGASGDGVRQLRDWCDDGVIGKVQTVYCWTDRPIWPQGIAWPSTGGAVPKELDWDLWLGSAPNKAYIEKLVPFNWRGWWDYGTGAIGDMGCHLVEPPFSVLGLSTPTDVQCSVGSIYVDEFKRGIFPDSCPPSSHVIMTFEKTKKTKGDLQIHWMDGGIKPARPEELGANESFGTNGVLFEGTKGKMMCDVYGSNPRLLPLSRNNEVHTKQRAERVKGGVDGHYWQWVEAAIAGYGKIQLSSPFDIAGPLTETLLIANLAIRGTEVQKAKASGTGFDYPGRDIKLLWDKQNLRVTNFDEVNQYVKREYRKGWSLGV; via the coding sequence ATGATTGAGGAAAAAAAGGATTCTGCTGCTGACAACTCGAGAAGAGGGTTTATTAAAAACACAGCTATTGCTGCGGCAGCGTTTATGATTGTCCCAAGATATGTTTTGGGAGGAAAGGGCTTTTTGGCTCCAAGTGATCGTTTAACGGTCGCAGGAGTAGGTGTTGGCGGAAAAGGAGAGAGTAATTTAAATAATATATATAAAGGCGGAAAAGCTGATATTGCTTTTCTGTGTGATGTGGATGATAGAAGAGCCGCTGTTTCAGTAAAGAACTTCCCGAAAGCAAAATATTATAAGGATTATCGTGAAATGCTGGATAAGGAAGCAAAAAACATTGATGGGGTAGTGGTTTCTACACCAGATCATAACCATGCAATGATTGCTATGGCTGCTATGCAATTGGGCAAAGCTGTTTATGTAGAGAAACCTTTAGCGCATGATATCTATGAGGCGCGCCAGTTAACCGAAGCTGCCAATCGCTATCGTGTAGTTACGCAGATGGGTAATCAGGGGGCATCTGGAGATGGAGTAAGACAATTGCGGGATTGGTGTGATGATGGGGTTATTGGAAAAGTACAAACTGTGTATTGCTGGACAGACCGCCCTATATGGCCTCAGGGGATTGCCTGGCCTTCTACTGGTGGTGCAGTGCCAAAAGAGCTGGACTGGGATCTGTGGCTGGGTAGTGCACCAAATAAAGCTTATATAGAAAAACTGGTTCCTTTTAACTGGAGAGGTTGGTGGGACTATGGAACCGGTGCTATCGGGGATATGGGGTGCCATTTGGTTGAACCTCCGTTCAGTGTATTGGGACTGAGTACACCAACTGATGTACAATGCAGTGTGGGAAGTATTTATGTGGATGAATTTAAACGCGGAATTTTTCCTGATAGTTGCCCGCCTTCCAGCCATGTAATCATGACATTTGAGAAAACGAAGAAAACCAAAGGTGATTTGCAGATACACTGGATGGATGGCGGGATTAAACCTGCCCGTCCTGAAGAGCTGGGGGCAAATGAAAGTTTTGGAACCAACGGAGTTTTATTTGAAGGTACAAAAGGGAAGATGATGTGTGATGTTTATGGTTCTAATCCCAGACTTTTACCTTTATCAAGAAATAATGAGGTGCATACCAAACAGCGTGCAGAGCGTGTAAAAGGAGGGGTTGATGGTCATTACTGGCAATGGGTGGAAGCTGCTATTGCAGGTTATGGTAAAATACAGTTAAGCTCTCCTTTTGATATTGCAGGGCCACTTACTGAAACGCTGCTGATCGCGAATCTGGCAATCAGAGGTACCGAAGTACAGAAAGCAAAAGCAAGCGGAACAGGTTTTGATTATCCTGGAAGAGATATCAAATTGTTATGGGATAAGCAAAATCTGAGAGTTACCAATTTTGATGAGGTAAACCAGTATGTAAAAAGGGAATATCGTAAGGGATGGAGTTTAGGCGTATAA
- a CDS encoding DUF1080 domain-containing protein codes for MIKKIFFILLAVALLQQNSFAQEKTDQRTTTTRIADLYAQLPAQNSTLLNAGMQEISNMGEDGLATMIGGMAAEGKGNNALLEYAVGGYSAYVSKAGRENSKKMSIRAYCKALNTLTDPKNKAFIISQLELVGDDSAIPCLQGALTDARLADPAARALVKINSPASKNALLTGLAKTNGPAQLAIANALGDSRFKEAAGPLQTISANADQNLKKVSLYALAKIADPSSESILTEAAEKSGFQYENTNATAAVLLYAEMLLKDGNNTLSAKIAEFLLKQATADNQVAVRSAALKILADSRKNESSNILINAAGDQHIQYRAAALKFAAPYLNPASTALWVDKMEKAEPAIKAGIITMLGDNQAKGALPAILKLVNSKDQVIRYAAINAAANIGQNQVLNDLLQVMGKNDAATAGIIADAIQRMKGDGIPAGLSKFIPKSNPALQIALIRLLASRAANDQLGTVSALLKSNNPEVRQAAFVSLKQLVTSTDLPQLFVLLKETSDQAALVQVQEAIIAAGKGTANRDQQVDQLLQQMSTATEDKKPLFYKMLASLGGNKSLEAVQNAFNTGNEQNQKAALEALSFWADAGAARQLIAIAGQTKNSDYVDQAIQGYLGLIRKTDYPAEQRLLLLREAMVLAKTSVQQQQILKEVKNAKSINSLIFAGKYLDDPALKATAANTVMNIALAAPYQGILVRNLLNKTIAALQGPDSEYQKQAIQKYLAEMSQDEGFVAVFNEKDLTGWKGLVEDPIKRAKMDPKDLAAAQEKANAEMLDSWKVIDGELRFMSHGNNLATIKKYGDFEMLVDWKIIDDHKQKGDAGIYLRGSPQVQIWDNARIKDGAQVGSGGLYNNQVNESKPLKVADNKLDEWNTFRILMKGDRVTVYLNGVLVTDNVILENYWDRNQPIFAEEQIELQAHGSPVVYRDIYIREIPRVKPFELSAAEQKEGFKVLFDGTNMYNWMGNTTDYTIEDGNIAIRPKPGKGSGGNLFTKKEYSDFVFRFEFQLSPGANNGLGIRAPLEGDAAYEGMELQILDNDAPIYKDLHVYQYHGSIYGTIPAKRGFLKPVGEWNYEEVIVKGPKIKVNLNGKTILDADITDARKNGAADGQKHPGLLRDSGHIGFLGHGSPVQFRNIRIKDLAK; via the coding sequence ATGATAAAGAAGATATTTTTTATATTGCTGGCTGTTGCGCTTTTACAGCAGAATTCATTTGCTCAGGAAAAGACCGACCAGCGTACAACTACTACCCGGATAGCTGATTTATATGCTCAGTTACCTGCCCAGAATTCAACACTTTTAAATGCCGGAATGCAGGAAATCTCCAATATGGGAGAAGATGGACTTGCAACGATGATTGGTGGAATGGCCGCCGAAGGAAAAGGCAATAACGCTTTACTGGAGTATGCTGTAGGTGGTTATTCTGCCTATGTAAGCAAAGCGGGACGGGAAAATTCAAAAAAGATGAGTATCAGGGCTTATTGTAAAGCTTTAAATACATTAACTGATCCCAAAAATAAGGCATTTATTATCAGTCAGTTGGAACTGGTTGGGGATGACAGCGCTATTCCGTGTTTACAGGGTGCACTGACTGATGCCAGGCTTGCAGATCCTGCAGCAAGAGCATTGGTGAAAATCAATTCTCCGGCTTCAAAAAATGCTTTGTTAACGGGTTTGGCAAAAACTAACGGGCCTGCTCAGCTTGCTATTGCAAATGCTTTAGGGGACAGCCGCTTTAAGGAAGCGGCAGGACCGCTTCAGACGATTTCGGCAAATGCAGATCAGAACCTGAAAAAGGTTTCTTTATATGCGCTGGCAAAAATTGCTGATCCTTCTTCTGAGAGTATCCTGACCGAAGCTGCTGAGAAAAGTGGATTTCAATATGAAAATACCAATGCCACTGCTGCTGTACTGCTTTATGCAGAAATGCTGCTGAAAGATGGAAATAACACTTTGTCTGCTAAAATTGCAGAGTTTCTGCTCAAACAGGCGACAGCTGATAATCAGGTAGCTGTTCGGTCTGCTGCCTTGAAAATTCTGGCAGATAGCCGTAAAAATGAAAGTTCAAATATATTGATTAATGCTGCCGGCGACCAGCATATTCAATATCGTGCTGCGGCTTTAAAATTTGCTGCTCCTTATTTAAATCCTGCTTCTACAGCGCTTTGGGTAGATAAAATGGAGAAAGCTGAACCTGCCATCAAGGCCGGGATTATAACTATGCTTGGAGATAATCAGGCCAAAGGAGCTTTGCCTGCTATACTTAAATTGGTAAACAGCAAAGATCAGGTGATCAGATATGCAGCTATTAATGCAGCTGCCAATATTGGTCAGAACCAGGTTTTAAATGATCTTTTGCAGGTGATGGGCAAAAATGATGCTGCAACGGCAGGGATTATTGCTGACGCGATTCAGAGAATGAAAGGTGATGGTATTCCGGCCGGTTTATCAAAGTTTATCCCAAAATCGAATCCTGCACTTCAAATTGCTTTAATCAGATTACTGGCTTCAAGAGCTGCAAATGATCAGTTGGGAACGGTTTCAGCATTGCTTAAAAGTAATAATCCAGAGGTCAGACAGGCAGCTTTTGTTTCATTAAAGCAATTGGTAACCAGTACTGATCTGCCACAACTGTTTGTTTTATTAAAAGAAACCTCCGATCAGGCGGCTTTGGTTCAGGTGCAAGAGGCAATTATTGCTGCCGGTAAAGGAACAGCAAACAGAGATCAGCAGGTTGATCAGTTATTACAACAGATGAGTACTGCTACTGAAGATAAAAAGCCTCTTTTTTATAAAATGCTGGCCAGTTTAGGTGGAAATAAATCTTTGGAAGCTGTTCAGAATGCATTTAATACCGGAAATGAACAGAATCAGAAAGCTGCTCTTGAAGCGCTGTCTTTCTGGGCGGATGCAGGGGCGGCCCGTCAGCTGATCGCAATTGCAGGACAAACAAAAAACAGTGATTATGTTGATCAGGCCATCCAGGGTTATCTGGGGCTGATCAGAAAAACTGATTATCCTGCTGAACAGAGATTGTTATTGCTGCGTGAAGCAATGGTTCTGGCTAAGACATCTGTGCAACAGCAGCAGATTTTAAAAGAAGTTAAAAACGCTAAATCAATTAACTCATTGATTTTTGCCGGGAAATATTTAGATGATCCCGCGCTGAAGGCAACTGCAGCAAATACGGTGATGAATATCGCACTGGCAGCTCCTTATCAAGGGATTTTAGTTAGAAACCTGCTGAATAAAACTATTGCAGCATTGCAGGGACCTGATAGTGAATACCAGAAACAGGCTATTCAGAAATATCTGGCAGAAATGTCTCAGGATGAGGGTTTTGTTGCTGTGTTTAATGAGAAAGATCTGACAGGCTGGAAGGGACTGGTAGAAGATCCGATAAAAAGGGCAAAAATGGACCCTAAAGATTTAGCAGCAGCACAGGAAAAGGCAAATGCTGAAATGCTGGATAGCTGGAAGGTTATAGATGGTGAACTGCGTTTTATGAGTCATGGAAATAACCTGGCAACGATAAAAAAATATGGTGATTTTGAAATGCTGGTAGACTGGAAAATCATTGATGACCATAAGCAGAAAGGTGATGCCGGGATTTATCTCCGCGGATCGCCTCAGGTGCAGATCTGGGACAATGCCCGTATCAAAGATGGTGCGCAGGTAGGCTCAGGTGGTTTGTATAATAACCAGGTGAATGAGAGTAAACCACTTAAAGTTGCTGATAATAAACTGGACGAATGGAATACCTTCCGTATTTTAATGAAAGGTGACCGCGTGACTGTGTATCTGAATGGAGTACTGGTAACTGATAATGTGATCCTGGAAAACTACTGGGATAGAAATCAGCCCATATTTGCTGAAGAACAGATTGAATTACAGGCGCATGGATCTCCGGTAGTTTACCGTGATATTTATATCCGTGAGATTCCGCGTGTAAAACCATTTGAACTGAGTGCAGCTGAACAAAAGGAAGGATTTAAAGTTTTGTTCGATGGAACCAATATGTATAACTGGATGGGGAACACAACTGATTATACTATTGAAGATGGAAATATCGCAATCCGTCCGAAACCGGGAAAAGGTTCCGGTGGTAATCTGTTCACTAAAAAAGAATACAGTGATTTTGTATTCCGTTTTGAATTTCAGTTAAGCCCGGGGGCAAACAATGGACTGGGAATCAGAGCACCGCTTGAAGGAGATGCAGCTTATGAAGGGATGGAATTACAGATCCTGGATAACGATGCGCCGATTTATAAGGACTTACATGTGTATCAGTATCATGGTTCTATATATGGTACTATACCTGCAAAAAGAGGTTTTCTGAAACCTGTCGGAGAGTGGAATTATGAAGAGGTGATAGTCAAAGGACCTAAAATCAAAGTAAATCTGAATGGCAAAACTATTCTGGATGCAGATATTACCGATGCCCGTAAAAATGGGGCAGCTGACGGACAGAAACATCCTGGTTTACTGCGTGACAGCGGACATATAGGTTTTCTTGGTCATGGTTCTCCGGTACAGTTCAGAAATATAAGAATCAAAGATCTGGCGAAATAA
- a CDS encoding Gfo/Idh/MocA family oxidoreductase: MQPEEPNSRRNFIKKTAVGLAVFSIVPRYVLGGNGFIAPSDRLTKAVIGVGGMGRNHFPYDGTQVVAICDVDKRHLAMALPMLDKGVKTFSDYRELLKLSEVDIVHIATPPHWHGIMSVDAANAGKDVWCEKPMTHSIGEGKRVMEAVQQHGRIFRLNTWFRFKDDFYGMGTPVKPIKKLVDSGLLGWPLKVTVGKHTGFDWKFYWVGKDNLPVEPVPAELDYEAWLGPAQYKPYSTHRVHQTFRGYWDYDGGGLSDMGQHYIDPIQYFLGKDDTNPVSVEIDAPEQHTDAVGTWRRITYTYADGCQIILDGEGKDTDVPYIEGPKGKLYPGFKSDIPDLERKLAGFPEPASQMTDFSEAVKTRQQFALNEQNGHRSCNIINMGLIALRLGRSLKFDPVKQEFKDDDAANRLLNPVLRAPWTI, encoded by the coding sequence ATGCAACCTGAAGAACCAAATTCAAGAAGAAACTTCATTAAAAAAACGGCTGTGGGGCTCGCCGTATTCTCAATTGTCCCGAGATATGTGCTCGGTGGAAACGGATTTATTGCTCCAAGTGACAGATTAACCAAAGCTGTTATTGGTGTTGGGGGAATGGGCAGGAACCATTTTCCTTATGATGGCACACAGGTAGTTGCAATTTGTGATGTTGATAAAAGACATCTTGCGATGGCTTTGCCCATGCTGGATAAAGGTGTAAAAACTTTTAGTGATTACAGGGAGTTATTAAAGCTTTCTGAAGTTGATATTGTACATATTGCTACGCCGCCACACTGGCATGGTATTATGTCTGTTGATGCGGCAAATGCCGGTAAGGATGTCTGGTGTGAAAAACCTATGACTCATAGTATAGGTGAAGGGAAAAGAGTAATGGAAGCGGTTCAGCAACATGGACGTATATTCAGGCTCAATACCTGGTTCAGGTTTAAGGACGATTTTTATGGAATGGGTACTCCGGTAAAACCAATTAAAAAACTGGTTGATAGTGGTTTATTAGGCTGGCCTTTAAAAGTAACAGTGGGTAAACACACGGGGTTTGACTGGAAGTTTTACTGGGTAGGAAAAGATAACCTGCCTGTAGAACCCGTACCTGCAGAATTGGATTATGAGGCATGGCTTGGCCCTGCACAGTATAAACCATACAGTACGCACCGCGTACATCAGACTTTTCGTGGTTACTGGGATTATGACGGGGGCGGACTAAGTGATATGGGACAACATTATATTGACCCGATCCAGTATTTTTTAGGCAAGGATGATACCAATCCTGTATCAGTTGAGATAGATGCACCAGAGCAACATACCGATGCAGTTGGTACATGGCGGAGAATTACCTATACCTATGCTGACGGATGCCAGATTATTTTAGACGGAGAAGGAAAGGATACTGATGTGCCTTATATAGAAGGGCCAAAAGGTAAATTATATCCCGGATTTAAATCGGATATTCCTGATCTGGAAAGAAAGCTGGCCGGTTTCCCCGAGCCTGCATCACAGATGACTGATTTTTCAGAAGCAGTGAAGACCAGACAGCAATTTGCTTTAAATGAACAGAATGGGCACCGGTCCTGCAATATCATTAATATGGGACTGATTGCTTTGCGGTTGGGACGTTCTTTAAAGTTCGATCCGGTTAAACAGGAGTTCAAAGACGATGATGCTGCAAACAGATTGCTTAACCCGGTATTACGGGCACCATGGACTATCTAA
- a CDS encoding winged helix DNA-binding domain-containing protein: MVTDLNIAKLRLGNQHINRTEFSSPEEVVRWMGCMQAQDYSAAKWAIGNRIKGSTDHTVEADFNSGKILRTHVLRATWHFVSPADIGWMLKLTGPAVKRMNKSHNRKLGIDEAVIKKSQRLLISALQGNRQLNRIALAELFRNNQLNTDENRMSHLLMEAEMDGVICSGKREGKHFTYALFEERVPASENFDKDAALAELVRRYFFSHGPATLADFCWWSGLNQTEAKRGIEINGAVLSNIVIEEHTYWFATDIRPAEKHTSVYLLPSFDELAVAYKNRTALIHHHLVNQTKNGIFSPLIITDGQISGTWKRTIVKKEFQLEVIPVSPPDEIARQLIHAEISKYSDFLEMKLKEPALGI; encoded by the coding sequence ATGGTAACAGATTTGAATATTGCAAAGCTGCGTTTGGGCAATCAGCATATTAACAGGACAGAATTTTCAAGTCCTGAAGAGGTAGTCAGGTGGATGGGCTGTATGCAGGCACAGGATTATTCCGCAGCTAAATGGGCTATAGGAAACAGGATAAAAGGGAGTACTGATCATACAGTTGAAGCAGACTTTAATTCGGGTAAAATCTTAAGAACTCATGTACTCCGTGCGACCTGGCATTTTGTCTCGCCGGCTGATATTGGCTGGATGCTGAAACTTACAGGGCCAGCAGTGAAGAGAATGAATAAGTCTCACAACCGTAAGCTGGGTATTGATGAAGCGGTCATTAAAAAGAGTCAGCGGCTTTTGATTAGTGCATTACAAGGAAACCGGCAGTTGAACCGTATTGCGCTGGCAGAGCTATTCAGAAATAATCAGCTTAACACGGATGAAAACCGTATGAGCCATTTATTAATGGAAGCTGAAATGGATGGGGTGATATGCAGTGGCAAAAGAGAAGGAAAACATTTTACTTATGCCTTATTTGAAGAACGTGTTCCTGCCAGTGAAAATTTTGATAAAGATGCTGCTCTTGCAGAATTGGTCAGACGATATTTTTTTAGTCACGGACCTGCTACTCTGGCCGATTTTTGTTGGTGGAGCGGACTGAATCAGACGGAGGCCAAAAGAGGTATTGAAATTAACGGAGCCGTTTTAAGTAATATAGTAATTGAAGAACATACTTATTGGTTTGCAACTGACATAAGGCCTGCAGAAAAGCACACATCCGTTTATTTACTACCCTCATTTGATGAACTGGCCGTTGCCTATAAAAACAGGACGGCGCTGATTCATCATCATCTGGTAAACCAGACAAAAAATGGTATTTTTAGTCCGCTAATCATTACCGACGGGCAGATATCCGGTACCTGGAAACGCACTATTGTCAAAAAAGAATTCCAACTGGAAGTTATACCGGTGAGCCCTCCGGATGAAATTGCCAGACAGCTGATCCACGCTGAAATTTCCAAATACAGTGATTTTCTGGAAATGAAGTTAAAAGAACCCGCTCTTGGAATTTAG
- a CDS encoding DUF2059 domain-containing protein has product MKKIILLFSLILFTTFASFSQNKPTYRESFKQLMILNGSENTFKAVISQMITSLKAQRPEVKEETWNQFNETFQKVGIEDLLDLLLPVYQKHLSQEDIINMIAFYQTPSGKKFAEKTPLITQESMQAGQIWGQKIGEDFAKKLKEQGN; this is encoded by the coding sequence ATGAAGAAAATCATCCTCTTATTCTCTCTGATACTGTTCACTACCTTTGCCTCATTTAGTCAGAACAAACCCACCTACAGAGAAAGTTTCAAACAACTGATGATTCTAAATGGTTCTGAAAACACTTTTAAAGCTGTAATCAGTCAAATGATAACTTCACTAAAAGCACAAAGACCAGAGGTTAAAGAAGAGACCTGGAACCAGTTTAACGAAACCTTTCAAAAGGTTGGAATTGAAGACCTTTTAGATTTGCTTTTACCCGTTTACCAAAAACATCTGTCACAGGAAGATATTATCAATATGATAGCTTTTTATCAGACTCCCTCAGGAAAGAAGTTTGCAGAAAAAACTCCTTTAATTACTCAGGAATCAATGCAGGCAGGCCAGATATGGGGGCAGAAGATCGGGGAAGATTTTGCAAAGAAGCTAAAAGAACAGGGAAACTAA